From one candidate division KSB1 bacterium genomic stretch:
- a CDS encoding tetratricopeptide repeat protein, whose translation MTPEETRSLELRVQDNPASTLFARLAHHYCELGRLDEAIDLCRRGLEHHPGYATAYIILAKAYRKKGELEAAEAALNKALELEPHNPVALGLLAQLFRAHRAFSKAREQYETILRLDPLDEVARLELESLRSLEEETAPPVDQRSVPPPPETTPSFVPQPEEEVRELAEEEVEEVIDEIFETGVPSGQSFEPEVELEEWEEAPPQPFEETSSPEDELREIFGLEEEEEKTVAPPAPEPPPAPTPQATQEPTPSAPGTPPRRSTLVTPTLGEIYAAQGQYAKAIGVFQVLKERDPDNPEWDRKIEMLKRKMLEAGGSED comes from the coding sequence ATGACACCTGAGGAAACCCGCTCGTTGGAGCTACGCGTGCAGGACAATCCAGCCTCCACGCTCTTCGCCCGTCTGGCCCACCATTACTGTGAGCTGGGACGACTGGACGAAGCCATTGACCTCTGCCGGCGAGGCCTCGAACACCACCCCGGGTACGCAACGGCATACATCATCCTGGCCAAGGCGTACCGGAAGAAAGGCGAGCTCGAGGCCGCGGAAGCAGCCCTGAACAAAGCGCTGGAACTTGAGCCGCACAACCCGGTGGCCCTCGGTCTCCTGGCCCAGCTTTTCCGCGCCCACCGAGCCTTTTCGAAGGCTAGAGAGCAGTACGAGACGATCCTCAGACTCGATCCCCTAGACGAGGTGGCCAGGCTGGAGCTGGAGAGCCTTCGAAGCTTGGAAGAGGAGACGGCACCCCCGGTCGATCAGCGTTCAGTACCCCCGCCACCGGAAACGACGCCTTCCTTCGTCCCGCAGCCAGAAGAGGAAGTCCGTGAGCTGGCGGAGGAGGAGGTTGAGGAAGTCATCGACGAGATCTTTGAGACGGGCGTTCCCAGCGGGCAAAGCTTCGAGCCCGAGGTAGAGCTGGAGGAGTGGGAGGAGGCTCCGCCCCAGCCCTTTGAAGAGACCAGCTCCCCCGAGGACGAGCTAAGAGAGATATTCGGGCTCGAGGAGGAGGAAGAGAAAACCGTCGCCCCTCCGGCGCCGGAACCCCCACCTGCCCCTACCCCGCAAGCAACGCAGGAGCCTACGCCTTCTGCACCGGGAACTCCTCCCCGCCGATCGACTCTTGTGACCCCAACACTGGGAGAGATTTACGCCGCCCAGGGCCAGTACGCAAAAGCTATTGGCGTCTTCCAGGTGCTGAAGGAGCGCGATCCAGACAATCCTGAATGGGACCGCAAGATTGAAATGCTGAAGCGCAAGATGCTCGAGGCCGGGGGTAGCGAAGACTGA
- a CDS encoding S8 family serine peptidase: protein MHRARTRQGGNFGIPSGALVVSLLCTAFLLTREAQAQLQVEEVLCRLRNVINPQRLPKAGVLTGYARLDEVLSRFQVAQVERIPAFDIVGRGDVPPLVKFGFRGPVDFDSLSTALLEAGVVEYVSPNHVYRLTYIPNDSAFYAQWVPQKLRLPQVWDRVRGSPEVVVGIIDTGVDPYHPDLVDAIWVNPGEDLNGDGRFSPDDLNGRDDDANGLVDDVWGWDFVDAPRLPDAGDYRTPDNEPMDEHGHGTAVAGIIGATGNNRIGIAGVAHGSKLMILRAGTARGYLEEDDVAAAIFYAVDKGARIVNMSFGDTEEAPFLRDVVVYAYRQGVTLVASAGNSGDDTPHFPAALSETFSVGATSESDEVAPFSSASETIDFVAPGVSVLSTSLGGGYERFTGTSASAPVVSGICALLLAAEPSLQPEQLRARLAASAKDIWLPGWDRRSGAGRVDPWNALDLRHELYAQLQKPCSQCAVGEMHEAIVGTASGPGFVSYALLLGPAGVSDQWDTLASSTRRVVDDVLATWQPGLLPEGSYVLRLVVKGFDEVRLEDRVPILIDRSAPVISDLQTEALYDAQWPAVLISFRTSDPAHAAVEWRVPEEAIWETMALPYVGIDHHALLRRQGWSPELEYRVLARNDRGLAGAHPPGDEGLRYRFEAETLATDWLTETLPPLPAGFLCPAPTDVNGNGRPEVAVTPQTAQGWGKLQVYEWDGAAWQLVGTTDRPWLARDAADVNGDGRLELLVGWGPQSGLLAFSPAERKLREIWTYEDDFWAARFVDFDRDGVPEIAARWRGEWSLWEKNWDSGFTFVLHLPNRSPGDNAWGAPSLGHGDSDGDGRSEIAFADEDGDLMVYESNGDAPPTLIFQHRAPLGGSSGFVGMADLDGDGLDELIVGGHSTEAVNYEHQFDTRRWIYRVLRFVPGQGYELWREWHFLGYLDDQGFQSHLGFAPLDPNGPRDALIGSAPDLYVVHFESGLGGPTPVAHLPDVSSNASPVADYDGDGLPEMALGCRGQTRFFQRSDLSISPPAPLRARAVAQDERSVQLSWEPVRSAHRYEVVRQDNGSPDTLALVPTPSFTDTSVSPGVTYRYCVRAIDASGRASPWTMTNLVSPHRPPRLAGGEQEGESSIWIRFTEPMGIECLDPSHYLAYEDGGTECLLSSVARGPKLNEVLLSFRIPFVRPKKLQVVVRDLADSSGTPLRPNPDTLAVAVSASQSAPYVVEALRLSPTELLLRFSEPIRTDELEDPSNYRILPSGRVVRAEAQEEGRAVLLTLSKEATLLPLGKTYRVEVGNVHSRSGVRIRAGIGDRVDLRFEAMDLSEMVVYPNPWRPDIGTGTITFGGLPRGTEVTILDSSGRTLRRLRVDREGGGVSWNLTSESGEPVAAGIYLFLVRNDREQRVGKFAVVR, encoded by the coding sequence ATGCATCGGGCAAGAACACGCCAAGGCGGCAACTTCGGGATACCTTCCGGCGCGCTCGTCGTGTCGCTCCTGTGCACAGCGTTTCTCCTGACGCGCGAGGCCCAAGCCCAGCTACAGGTAGAAGAGGTCCTCTGCAGGCTGAGGAATGTGATCAACCCTCAGAGGCTACCCAAGGCCGGCGTCCTGACAGGGTACGCCCGGCTCGACGAGGTCCTCTCCCGCTTCCAGGTTGCCCAGGTGGAGCGAATCCCCGCCTTCGACATAGTCGGCCGAGGGGACGTTCCCCCCTTAGTCAAATTCGGCTTCCGCGGGCCTGTGGATTTCGATTCTCTTAGCACGGCTCTCCTGGAGGCGGGGGTTGTCGAATACGTCAGCCCCAACCACGTCTACCGCCTGACCTACATTCCCAATGATTCGGCCTTCTACGCTCAGTGGGTACCTCAGAAGCTCCGCCTGCCGCAGGTTTGGGATAGAGTGCGAGGATCGCCCGAGGTCGTGGTCGGGATCATTGACACGGGGGTGGATCCCTATCATCCCGATCTTGTGGACGCTATCTGGGTAAACCCGGGCGAGGACCTGAACGGCGACGGACGCTTCTCTCCCGATGATCTCAATGGGCGGGACGACGACGCCAACGGGCTTGTTGACGACGTTTGGGGCTGGGACTTTGTCGACGCGCCCCGGCTTCCCGACGCAGGCGACTATCGCACACCCGACAACGAACCCATGGACGAACACGGACACGGGACCGCCGTAGCAGGGATCATCGGGGCCACGGGGAATAACCGCATCGGAATCGCGGGCGTAGCCCATGGATCCAAGCTGATGATCCTGAGAGCGGGCACCGCCCGTGGCTACCTGGAGGAGGACGACGTCGCGGCGGCCATCTTCTACGCCGTGGACAAGGGGGCCCGCATCGTGAACATGAGCTTTGGAGACACTGAGGAAGCGCCTTTCCTCCGAGACGTGGTCGTCTACGCCTATCGGCAAGGGGTCACCTTAGTGGCTTCAGCGGGCAACAGTGGCGACGACACGCCGCACTTCCCGGCAGCTCTGTCCGAGACGTTTAGTGTCGGGGCGACCTCGGAGTCCGACGAAGTGGCCCCCTTTTCCAGCGCTTCGGAGACCATTGATTTTGTCGCCCCCGGGGTCTCGGTACTCAGCACCTCCTTGGGGGGAGGGTACGAACGTTTCACCGGGACTTCGGCGTCCGCCCCGGTTGTGTCCGGGATCTGTGCTCTACTGCTGGCGGCCGAGCCGTCGCTCCAACCGGAACAGCTCCGGGCGAGACTCGCCGCCTCCGCAAAGGACATTTGGCTTCCCGGCTGGGATCGCCGCTCCGGCGCCGGCCGTGTAGATCCGTGGAACGCCCTTGACCTTAGACATGAGCTGTACGCCCAGCTCCAGAAGCCCTGCTCCCAATGCGCCGTGGGCGAAATGCACGAGGCGATCGTCGGAACAGCTTCCGGACCGGGCTTCGTCTCGTACGCGTTGCTCCTTGGACCTGCCGGGGTCTCTGACCAGTGGGACACCCTCGCCTCCTCCACGCGCAGAGTGGTGGACGATGTCCTGGCCACCTGGCAACCGGGTCTCTTGCCAGAAGGGTCGTACGTACTTAGGTTGGTCGTAAAGGGATTTGACGAAGTCCGCCTTGAAGACCGTGTTCCCATTCTGATCGACCGCTCGGCGCCGGTCATCAGCGACCTTCAGACAGAAGCCCTCTACGACGCACAGTGGCCAGCGGTGCTCATCTCCTTTCGTACCAGCGATCCCGCCCACGCCGCGGTCGAATGGCGGGTACCCGAAGAGGCAATTTGGGAAACAATGGCCCTTCCGTATGTAGGCATCGACCACCATGCGCTCCTACGCCGGCAAGGGTGGAGCCCGGAACTGGAGTACCGGGTTCTGGCGCGGAACGATCGTGGATTGGCTGGCGCGCATCCCCCAGGGGACGAAGGCCTTCGCTACCGTTTTGAGGCCGAGACACTGGCTACCGACTGGCTCACGGAAACCCTCCCGCCTCTTCCGGCAGGGTTCCTGTGCCCGGCCCCTACCGACGTCAATGGGAACGGGCGCCCGGAGGTGGCGGTCACCCCCCAGACGGCACAGGGGTGGGGCAAGCTCCAGGTCTACGAATGGGACGGAGCGGCCTGGCAGCTGGTCGGAACGACCGACCGTCCCTGGCTGGCCCGGGATGCCGCCGACGTGAACGGCGACGGGCGCCTTGAGCTCCTGGTCGGATGGGGTCCGCAATCCGGCCTCCTGGCTTTTTCGCCCGCCGAGCGAAAACTGCGGGAGATCTGGACCTATGAAGACGATTTCTGGGCCGCGCGCTTCGTCGATTTTGATCGAGACGGCGTCCCAGAGATCGCCGCTCGATGGCGCGGCGAATGGTCCCTCTGGGAAAAGAACTGGGACTCAGGCTTCACCTTCGTCCTGCATCTGCCCAACCGGAGCCCGGGCGACAATGCCTGGGGAGCTCCAAGCCTCGGACACGGAGACTCGGACGGAGACGGTCGGAGCGAAATCGCCTTCGCGGACGAAGACGGCGACCTCATGGTCTACGAGTCGAACGGCGACGCCCCTCCTACGCTCATCTTCCAGCATCGAGCTCCTTTGGGTGGGTCTTCCGGTTTCGTCGGCATGGCCGACCTGGACGGGGACGGCCTGGACGAGCTCATCGTAGGAGGTCATTCAACCGAAGCCGTCAATTACGAACACCAGTTCGACACGCGCCGCTGGATCTATCGGGTCCTGCGCTTCGTCCCGGGGCAAGGCTACGAACTGTGGCGCGAGTGGCACTTTCTCGGCTACCTGGACGACCAGGGCTTCCAGAGCCACCTCGGTTTCGCTCCGCTCGATCCCAACGGCCCCAGGGACGCACTTATCGGAAGTGCTCCCGATCTCTACGTTGTGCATTTCGAGAGCGGGCTCGGAGGCCCCACCCCTGTTGCCCACCTTCCGGACGTCAGCTCCAACGCCTCACCGGTAGCGGACTATGACGGCGACGGCCTTCCAGAGATGGCCTTAGGATGCCGTGGGCAAACGCGCTTCTTCCAGCGGAGCGACCTTTCCATCTCTCCCCCAGCCCCTTTGCGTGCTCGCGCGGTGGCGCAGGACGAACGCTCCGTGCAGCTTTCGTGGGAGCCGGTGCGCAGCGCACATCGCTACGAGGTCGTCCGACAGGACAATGGGAGCCCAGACACCCTGGCCCTCGTGCCGACCCCGAGTTTCACCGACACCTCCGTCTCTCCCGGGGTGACCTACCGCTATTGCGTTCGAGCTATTGACGCCTCCGGACGTGCCAGCCCCTGGACAATGACCAATCTCGTTAGCCCGCATCGGCCGCCCCGCCTGGCGGGCGGGGAACAGGAGGGAGAGTCGTCCATCTGGATCCGCTTCACAGAACCGATGGGCATCGAGTGCCTGGACCCGAGTCACTATTTGGCGTACGAGGACGGCGGTACGGAGTGCCTGCTGTCGAGTGTCGCGCGTGGGCCCAAGCTCAACGAGGTGCTTCTGTCCTTCCGAATCCCTTTCGTTCGGCCGAAGAAGCTCCAAGTCGTCGTGCGCGACCTGGCCGACAGCAGCGGAACGCCTCTCCGCCCGAACCCAGACACCCTGGCGGTCGCTGTATCCGCCAGCCAGAGCGCCCCGTACGTAGTCGAGGCGCTCCGCCTGTCGCCTACGGAGTTGCTCCTGCGCTTCAGCGAACCCATACGAACCGACGAGCTGGAAGACCCCAGCAACTACCGGATCCTTCCCTCCGGCCGTGTCGTACGGGCAGAGGCGCAAGAGGAAGGTCGAGCGGTCCTCTTGACCCTGTCAAAGGAAGCCACTCTCCTGCCCCTCGGCAAAACGTACCGGGTGGAGGTTGGAAACGTCCACAGTCGGTCCGGGGTGCGGATTCGCGCGGGGATCGGGGACCGGGTGGACTTGCGCTTCGAAGCGATGGACCTCTCGGAAATGGTCGTGTACCCGAACCCGTGGCGTCCAGACATTGGAACCGGGACGATCACATTCGGCGGGCTCCCCCGCGGCACGGAGGTCACAATCCTGGACAGCTCCGGCCGCACGCTGCGCAGACTCAGGGTTGACCGCGAGGGAGGCGGCGTGTCCTGGAACCTGACTTCCGAATCCGGCGAACCGGTCGCTGCCGGGATCTATCTTTTCCTCGTACGCAACGATCGAGAGCAAAGGGTCGGGAAATTCGCCGTCGTACGCTGA
- a CDS encoding glycosyltransferase family 2 protein encodes MAGGTPRLTVVVVTYNSAPHVEGCLSSLARAAEGFQTWVRIVDNASGDRTAEIAEKVAHTLQRPSLRFELVRADSNLGFTRAMNLALAGTEAEFFLWLNPDVRVEQDCLRILRDVLEKDPRCGAVAPQLRNPDGTVQPSCRRFPRHRDLFFELFGLSRLFPRSPFFAAWKMGDFDHRHPALVDQPQGACLLMRGEAVRDVGPLDERFVMFFSDVDYCRRLYQAGWHIRFEPAARATHEKGASVRQNRRAMIRLSHADFARYFDKWYPSVAYRPVNLLARVALQAALPFRLLTLPSGR; translated from the coding sequence GTGGCAGGTGGGACTCCGCGGCTCACCGTAGTGGTGGTCACCTACAACTCCGCTCCCCACGTAGAAGGCTGCCTTTCCTCTCTGGCGCGCGCGGCGGAAGGATTCCAGACTTGGGTCCGCATCGTCGACAATGCCTCCGGCGACCGCACGGCCGAAATTGCCGAGAAGGTGGCTCACACGCTCCAGAGACCTTCGCTTCGGTTCGAGCTGGTTCGAGCAGACTCGAACCTGGGCTTCACCCGAGCCATGAACCTGGCTTTGGCGGGGACGGAGGCTGAGTTTTTCCTTTGGCTAAACCCCGACGTCCGGGTGGAACAGGATTGCCTCCGAATCCTCCGCGACGTGCTGGAAAAGGACCCTCGCTGTGGGGCCGTCGCGCCTCAGCTACGCAACCCGGATGGAACAGTTCAACCGTCCTGCCGGAGGTTCCCCCGCCACAGGGATCTATTCTTTGAGCTTTTCGGTCTGTCGCGACTTTTCCCTCGCTCGCCATTTTTCGCTGCCTGGAAGATGGGCGACTTTGACCACCGGCACCCTGCCCTTGTGGATCAGCCGCAGGGAGCATGCCTGCTGATGCGCGGCGAGGCCGTCCGCGACGTGGGGCCCCTGGACGAACGCTTCGTCATGTTTTTCAGCGACGTGGACTACTGCCGCCGCCTCTACCAGGCCGGTTGGCATATCCGTTTCGAACCAGCGGCTCGTGCTACCCACGAAAAGGGAGCAAGCGTCCGCCAGAACCGTCGGGCGATGATCCGCCTCTCCCACGCGGACTTCGCCCGCTACTTTGACAAGTGGTACCCATCGGTCGCCTACCGACCGGTCAACCTGCTGGCTCGGGTCGCGCTTCAGGCAGCCCTTCCCTTCCGGCTTCTCACCCTGCCCAGCGGTCGGTAG
- a CDS encoding sigma-54 dependent transcriptional regulator has product MRRELPPALTRHDFEREFGLVGRSRPMLQLYETIEQVAPTDISVLIIGESGSGKELVARAIHGLSHRRYGPLIIVNCGAIPEGIIESELFGHERGAFTGAVGTRKGYFEAADGGTIFLDEIGEMPLSTQVKVLRVLEGKEFMRVGSTQVRRVDVRVIAATNRDLWERVEQGEFREDLYYRLNAVTIRVPPLRERPEDIPLLVRKFTHDFCRQNRIEFEGFTDGAMRLLQEYPWPGNVRELKNLVESVIVLERGRKVNELTIARYLKLPSPDRKTLPVRIGRPKEEVEREFLYRALLDLKAEIGQLRELILQRLTPLPSLNPWRGSPENDVQVTDVQASPASFDRDISLEEMEKELIARTLQRYGGNRRRAAKALKISERTLYRKIKEYQLPY; this is encoded by the coding sequence CTGCGTCGGGAGCTTCCCCCCGCCCTCACGCGTCACGACTTCGAGCGCGAGTTCGGGTTGGTGGGTCGCTCTCGTCCCATGCTGCAGCTCTACGAGACCATCGAGCAGGTGGCCCCGACGGACATTAGCGTGCTCATCATTGGCGAGAGCGGCTCGGGCAAGGAGCTCGTGGCGCGGGCCATCCATGGCCTCTCCCACCGTCGCTACGGTCCCCTGATCATCGTGAACTGCGGCGCCATCCCGGAAGGCATCATCGAATCGGAGTTGTTCGGGCACGAGAGAGGCGCATTCACGGGCGCCGTCGGTACCCGCAAGGGCTATTTCGAGGCGGCCGACGGCGGCACCATCTTCCTCGATGAGATCGGAGAAATGCCCCTCTCAACCCAGGTGAAAGTCCTGCGTGTGCTCGAGGGCAAGGAGTTCATGCGCGTCGGCAGCACGCAGGTACGCCGCGTCGATGTGCGGGTCATCGCCGCCACGAATCGGGACCTCTGGGAACGGGTGGAACAGGGCGAGTTCCGAGAAGATCTCTACTATCGCCTGAATGCGGTGACCATTCGCGTGCCGCCTCTGCGGGAGCGCCCCGAGGACATTCCCCTCCTGGTGCGCAAGTTCACCCATGATTTCTGCCGGCAAAACCGCATTGAGTTCGAGGGCTTCACCGACGGTGCCATGCGCCTGCTGCAGGAGTACCCCTGGCCCGGCAATGTGCGGGAGCTAAAGAACCTGGTGGAAAGCGTGATCGTGCTGGAGCGCGGGCGCAAAGTCAACGAGCTGACCATCGCCCGCTACCTGAAATTGCCCAGCCCGGATCGCAAGACCCTCCCGGTCCGCATCGGTCGCCCCAAGGAGGAAGTCGAGCGGGAATTCCTCTACCGGGCCCTCTTGGACCTGAAGGCAGAAATCGGGCAATTGCGGGAGTTGATCCTCCAAAGGCTGACCCCCCTGCCCAGTTTGAACCCGTGGAGGGGATCGCCGGAAAATGACGTCCAGGTCACCGACGTACAGGCATCACCTGCCTCCTTTGACCGTGACATCTCCCTTGAGGAGATGGAGAAGGAACTGATTGCCCGCACTCTGCAGCGATACGGCGGCAATCGCCGGCGAGCCGCCAAAGCCCTGAAGATCAGCGAGCGGACGCTGTACCGGAAGATCAAAGAGTACCAGCTACCCTACTGA
- the lptE gene encoding LPS assembly lipoprotein LptE, producing the protein MSRKRRKRIAKLLFLLSAVAAAEGCGIYTFSGSLPRYLHTVAIPLFDDRTSEFGIKEDLTDALVEQFTRDNILTVTKDERSADSILHGTILRVEDRPGQFDAEERVREIRVYITCQVRFEDRVKRRVLWEGVVSQWGAYDPDTEGPQGRVQALREALRKLAEDIVNKIVSTW; encoded by the coding sequence ATGTCGAGGAAGAGAAGGAAGCGGATCGCAAAGCTGCTTTTCTTGCTCTCCGCTGTGGCGGCAGCGGAAGGGTGCGGTATCTATACCTTCTCCGGTTCCTTGCCTCGCTACCTGCATACCGTCGCCATCCCCCTCTTCGACGACCGCACTTCCGAGTTCGGGATCAAGGAGGACCTGACCGACGCCCTTGTCGAGCAGTTCACGCGCGACAACATTCTGACGGTGACCAAGGACGAGCGAAGCGCCGACTCCATCCTTCACGGGACCATCCTCCGGGTGGAGGACCGGCCGGGCCAGTTCGACGCGGAGGAGAGGGTCCGGGAGATTCGGGTGTACATCACCTGCCAGGTCCGGTTCGAGGACCGCGTGAAGCGGCGAGTGCTGTGGGAGGGCGTAGTCTCCCAGTGGGGCGCCTATGATCCCGACACCGAAGGCCCCCAGGGACGTGTGCAGGCCCTCCGGGAAGCTCTACGGAAGTTAGCTGAGGATATCGTGAACAAGATTGTGTCCACCTGGTGA
- the coaE gene encoding dephospho-CoA kinase (Dephospho-CoA kinase (CoaE) performs the final step in coenzyme A biosynthesis.) has translation MLKVAITGSIGSGKTEVCRILERMGWPVLDADSIARDLVDEDREIRERLLERFGPAYFDDEGRLKRRELGQLVFADPAALHDLNAIVHPALRQAIGEKLEQLEAQRHKWAFVEAAVLFEAKMENLFDVVAVVVSDLTLAVQRTAQRLRIPEEEAWNRYRSQIPVEEKIRRADYVIRNDGSLRDLEQAVQDFLAWLKSRGR, from the coding sequence ATGTTGAAGGTAGCCATTACAGGTTCAATCGGCTCCGGTAAAACGGAGGTGTGCCGCATCCTGGAGCGGATGGGCTGGCCTGTGCTGGATGCCGACTCCATCGCACGGGATCTGGTTGACGAGGATCGTGAGATACGGGAAAGGCTACTCGAACGTTTCGGTCCAGCCTATTTCGACGACGAAGGCAGACTCAAGCGCAGGGAACTCGGCCAGCTCGTGTTCGCCGATCCGGCCGCGCTCCACGACCTTAATGCCATCGTCCACCCGGCCTTGCGCCAGGCCATCGGTGAGAAGCTGGAACAACTGGAAGCGCAACGCCACAAATGGGCATTCGTCGAGGCGGCCGTGCTGTTTGAGGCAAAGATGGAGAACCTCTTCGACGTGGTCGCGGTGGTCGTATCAGACCTCACCCTGGCCGTGCAGCGCACCGCTCAGCGTCTAAGAATCCCTGAGGAAGAGGCCTGGAACCGCTACCGTTCTCAGATACCGGTGGAGGAAAAGATCCGACGCGCTGACTATGTCATCCGGAACGACGGGAGTCTGCGCGATCTCGAGCAGGCTGTCCAGGACTTCCTGGCCTGGCTCAAGAGCAGGGGCAGGTAG